Part of the Centroberyx gerrardi isolate f3 chromosome 11, fCenGer3.hap1.cur.20231027, whole genome shotgun sequence genome is shown below.
TTCCTTTTTAACCCACAGCCCCAGAGCATTGTGCTTTTTAGTGACATGGCTCTATCTTAGAAGACAGACATCTTGGTGGATGGAtacatggaaaaacaaacagacacaaggCACACAATACATCTCCACAACATGAGATAAAGTACAGGTAGAGTGAAAGAGCAAGTCCAAgatacattttttccccccttttctcaAAGTGCAGGAACTAGAGGAGGGTTGGTGGAGGCGAGAGAGCGCTGTAGCCTGAGGAGACGTGTTTCCACTCTGCAACCAGAGGCCAAAAGTGACTGAGCTGGGAAGATCATTCCACTCttggggagaggaggtgaagccACGTGGGAAAGATGGCCAAATTGTTGCGGGGAAGAGAGTTCAAAGCATAGTAGCTGCAGATTGCAGGGCGGGAACAGCAGCGTGGGCCTGCAGGTGGAGGGGAGCAGATCCCTTTGTAGCCTTGTAGACCAATGAAAGGGATTTGAATTGGTTGTGGATGGCTACTGAGAGTCatggagggagcagaggagggtAAAACAAGGCAGATGGTAGGGTTATGGACGATTTGGAGCATTGTGGACGAGCCGTTTGTTGCTCTATAAAGCACTTTAGGACTAGCCTGTTTTGTTAGTCCTTTAcgaatacatttcacttgatttgcTGCAGCCCCAGAGCAAACATGGGATCCCAGCTAGGAGGGAGATGATGAGGGCTTGAGCAGATTTTGTAGAGAGGATACCTAGCAGACTCAAAGCCTCAAAGCATCCTCGGTGTGACTAGAATCACACCGAGGTACTTGGTGTTCTGGGATCGGGTTCCTGTTGTGCTGTCGGTGGTGATGGAAGGGTTTTGGAGGGGGCACAAAGTTATTGCAAGAGCAAAAATGTGCTGAGAGGCAGGTAATGAATACTTTTTGCTCAGATCACGATGCTAAAGCCTGGGTCGGTAAATCCCATTCACCTAAAAGCGCTGGTCTCATACCAGATTGTGATTGTAATCAGATTAAACGCCTTTTGAAAAGTATCCGGGGCTGATTACACCTGCTTTTTGCCATCGGATTATGTAAACCCAAGATTACCATATTCAgcacagtgaaagagaaaagggaggcaGAGCAAGACGTCAAAGAGTGGGAACCAGAGGATGTTTCATATCCTCCATAAGGCccaaaaatagataaaaaatacttttattcTGAATTTCCCAATGAATGAGTGGGAAAATGACTTCAGACAGACTTCAGACAGGAAATTAACTAACTTGAACTCACTATTAACCCTCCATTAATATCAGGCAGATGGCAGTGTTATGGATGAGTTGGAGCACTGAGGATGAGCCATTTGTTTCTCAGTAAGGCACTCTAGAATAAACCTGTTTTGTTAatgcttgacttgacttgttggTGCCAGAGAGCCTAAGTTTGAACTTGCTAAAAACCCGACATTAAATTCagttgatttgattatttttgtgtCTTGGGAACATAGCTGACCTCACTTGGTCAACGTgaaatattttgattttatgAGAAAACTTGCTCCACAGAATGAATTAGAACAAAACATTCTGGAGTGGAACCAGTGGGTCTTTGGGTTTAAGAAGATGGCAGCCATAAATCAGGAGTAAAAACCACTTTGCCTTTTAGCCAGCAAGAGTCTGTAGAGTCACTTCCTCAAGCATTAAGCAGTTCTGTGGGAAAAGAAAGCATTTTTCAATCAGTAGCAATAAGGGAAGGGGGACATACCTGCACAGGGAACCTTTGCCAAACAAGCCAATGGCTAGTACATGGCAAGCCAAAATTGGGTTTATTGGGTATGTATGGGTCCATTTAGTGTCCTCATtttgtcctcagtgtgtgttgctgctttaTCACTACACAAAGAAATGGTGCAATGTTcttaataaatgacaagtagAGTAATGTGTAGCCTGACAACTTCCTGAGATAATAAGATCACAAACACGCCTGATCTGCAGTCATCATGAGGCAGCTGGGTAGATTACTGTGAGTAGGCTACTTTCATTCCAGTGAtaggaaaacaatccacaaaaattgaaatgattttgCTCTTTTCTTCCCTGGTGTGAAATCAAGGTAAAGATGCCAcaaggggaaacacattttttaggggaaacaaattttggcacaacaacTGGCGACCAGTCTAAGGTGTTTCACTGTCTTCTGCCCaatgtgaccctgaataggaataagcaagTAAAGACAATggataaatgaacaaatgaacaaatgaatgaatgaatgaatgaatgaatgaatgaatatttaaatAGCAGCCAGGTCAGCTGGTCCTGATCCAGGGGAACCTTATAATAACGAACAGACGTGATAACATAAACCATTAGGTCTAGgtgtgaaaaaaatgtattaacaaATTCAATTGTCACAAACCCTGGAATCCTACCGAAAGGCCCTGCAAGAAAAAGGTGCCAGTTGAACACCTGTACTGTCTTTGATTTGTGCTTATCGCTCATTTTACAGCCTTTTACAGCTTTTCCACTGACAATGGATGGGAGACTGACTTAACTGCACTGCATTTCATGTTAGTGCTCTCACTTCTAAAATTGCGCCCCTAATTCCAAAAGCTGGCAATAGGAGTATATTGGGGAGATTGTGTGTTAACTTCAGGtagacacatacagtaaattctCAGAGGGTATGATGATCATTCCAGCTTTAAAACATGTATTTTGCTCCATctttttcaattcagttcaatacaATACTACTTTACGTGTCCCTAAGGGTATGCAAAGGGAAACTTTAAAAGTGTTTCAAGACTATATTAGCCTTCAAAACGTCTTCTAAATTCACACCACTGTCCACAAACATGACCTGCTCTCAGTGTGTGATTTCCATATGAGATGGTACAGTCCCAGTATTTATTTCCCTCATCATTTAGCAGTAGAAGGCCACCAAGAACACTGACCCCAATGCTGTTAAGATTGTGCTATCAAAATAATACTATAATTTAGCCATGTAAATAATACTTCTATCACAATTAAGTATTTGATATAAAGTATTGTAGTATAAAGAGCAGTTAGAATAGTGCTGCAACCTGCACCAGAACCAAAACTGACTGACATGGTAGATCCAAAACCAAGATTACTACCATCAACCACCTGCTTCATAAGTTGGTGGGGAAACACTGTACACACATTATCAGGAGGTTTGCCCACTCGCTATTACTACATGATACTGTatatgaggaggaggataatcTGCCACAGAGATGGGTATTTCCATTTCACCTGAGGTTTCTGTGTTCTGGCGTTTGACTATGATATATGACTGTCTGGCGCCATCTAGTGTCGAGATCAAGAAATCAAACTGTGGTTTAGTGCTGCCTTCCAGTGCTGACGGAAATGTCGCAATTGCGAGAAAAGCGCACATGAACGATTCAAAACATTAGTAAATACGACTGTGTGGGAAAGTGGAAGTCTTCTATGGTATTCACCGAGATGTGATGTTTAAGTGGTGGAGAACATGGAAGCtgtttaacttttagttgtCCCACATTTTGTGCAAACCTATATTAATTAAAGCATTCACATACCCAATGCAACATTTTGTCGTCCATCTCATTGTGCTTCTGctgcacaaagtagctctgtgacACTCTTACTCAAAACAAACAGCCATCAAAAACAACAGGCATCAGAAACACTTGTGTTACAgggtttattttgttattattcccGACCATCTATGACTTGAATGTAAGTGACAAGACGCAAGCATTTATgaggagcacatgaaggcagcatccGCATAGAAAAGAATGTAAGTGCAGTAGTCTTACTCATCTACTTTGTGGAGAACTTGCATGGGACAAGGGAGAGATAGCATTGTGTATTTAAAAAACGTTGCGCGTGGATTATGTTTTCTGTTTGGGTCTTTTCCATATtttgaggagagaggagaaatgatgTCGTCGCGCACATCCGTGGTCGCGCACCTTTGATCGGAAAATGGGCCCAACGCGTAATagcaatatttccgacagcactcaAACGCAGCACAAAAAGGAAGTTTGTGATCACGTGATTTGCGAATTACACTTGTGACTGAATCGCCAagaagagctgtgtgtgtggactcgCGCTCTTTGTGTACACATTAAAAGTGTGTTTAGGATGTGTGGTCCACAGCtagcagtgctgctgctgtgtgcctTGCGGGATGTGGCTCCTCTGCCGGACTCCGGGATGCTCTTCCCCCGGGAGTCGCCCTCCAGAGAGGTGAAGGAGCTCACCGGGCTGTGGGACTTCAGAGCAGACCAGTCCCCGAGCAGGAACCTGGGCTTCCAGAAGGCTTGGTACAAAAGTCGCCTGGCAGAGGTAAGCACGacgacaacaataacaacagagaGATTGTACATTACACTGGACAGAACAACCAGAACAGCTCATGGAGCTCTCATGGGTTAATGCTTCATCCTGGGTTTTGGGGGGCTGCTTGGATTGAGAATAGCTAATTTTTCTGTCATAGTTGCCATTTCTATCATATAATTAGGGGTTAACAGTTTTAATTTATCTTGCACAACTTTCAGATGAAGTATTGCGTGTAGAGTAGCGTTTAGCCAACAATTATTATCTCTGTTTGCAAACCTGCATAATATGTTAATTCTTGCACAATCCCTTATTGGCATCCTGTCTAGGCTTATCAGGTTCAGCCACGTCGTTGCACAATTCCGTATTAGCATCTAGCATCTGTGTATCTGTTGCACAGGTCAACCTTGTGTTGTCATTTAGTGAGAAGATCTTTGAATGTACCGCTGCTGCTACCTGGAAAGATTTTGTTAGTTGTGCAggcacttttttctttttgttccaTGATTCTTCAGGCTGGTATTTACATATTCATGTCCTTTTACATGTCCAATTAGTCAATGATTCACCTAAACAATAACTGTCATCACATACAGACAGTCCCTTCTAGCTCAATTAGCTATTAAGAGCTTGACCACACAGTCCAACTGCATCTGACCTAATGGATCTTATGTGTTAGACCGGCCCAGTGATTGACATGCCAGTTCCTGCCAGCTATAATGACATCACCCAGGACCCCACACTGAGGGATTTCATTGGCTGGGTGTGGTACGAGCGAGAGGTGGTGGTTCCTGCCCGCTGGATCGCAGATGAGGGAACCAGAGTGGTGCTGAGGGTGGGAAGCGCTCACTATTATTCAGTGGTGGTGAGTATCATTTGTACCTTTCCACTCCGACTCCAGTCAGCATTCGGAAACGGAGTCATCAGTTTCACTCAGTTGTGAGACAGGTGGTGTGTGATTGGTGCACAGAATATGTTACACAACAACAAGAGTCTGTTACACAAGAGCTAGAACTCTCCATGCTCATATTGAATACGCCTCAATGTTAAACGCTAGATTTCCTACAAAATAGAATACAAATAAAGGATTACATTTTTTCATCCTCTCATACTCACCTCTTAAAATAATGTAGTCATCATGCTTCTCCACAATAACTTGTCTTTACCCTTGCAGTGGGTGAACGGGGTGAAAGTGACGGAGCACAATGGTGGCCATCTTCCCTTTGAGGCCGAGATAGGCGATTTAATCCGTGAGGACTCAGCTGTGCCATGTAGGATCACCATCGCTGTCAACAACACACTGACTCTGGAGACGCTGCCTCCAGGAAGCATCAGGCACATGGATGACACCTCCATGTAACCCCCGTCTTTATTTAGTACTTTAAAACTTACTGGACAAAAAACGCATCTAAGCATTTGGTATAATCCCCTTATTTGGGCAACATTCAAATGCATGCAGTTGGCAATCAGTGGTTGTTTATAaggtgaggggggaaaaaagtaagTTGTGTAATTGTTCAACAGGTATCCTCCTGGTTATTTTGTGCAAAATACCCAGTTTGACTTCTTCAACTATGCTGGGATACATCGTCCTGTCCTGCTCTACACCACTCCTCAGGCATATGTGGATGACATCACTGTAGTGACTGACTTCTCTGACAACATTGGTAAATGAAAATATGGTTGAAGCCAGTAATTTACAAATCTGTATGCACTAAACACCCTTGCACAGGCACTGTATCACTTACAGTTTTATTAATTATGTGCACTATATTCTGATGCACGCCTGTTTATATGATCTTGTTAAGGTTTGTTTCTTCTGTGTTTCAGGTCTAGTCAACTACAAAGTCTCAGTCCTTGGTACTCCCACTGCCAACCTGAAGGTCTCTCTGATGGACAAGGATGGCCACTGTGTGGCCTCCTCCAGCGGGCCATCTGGAGTGCTGAAAGTGACGGATGTCAACCTGTGGTGGCCGTACTTGATGCATGAGAATCCAGGCTATCTTTACTCTATGGAGGTAAGACAGCATGGCACACAGTCATGTTTATATACATGTACAAGTGGCCTCATGCATCATCTTATTTTTCATGATGTTTAAGTCACAGCCCATATGAGTAAGACCACCAGATATGTGAAAATAACAAGGTAAAGGCAAGTGGCTTTAGCAGATATCAGCTGTTTTTGATTTGAGTAAACATCATTTCATCCCATCAGCAGTGCATTCACCACCAGCGACACCACATCCTCTGCTGTTCAAGCCCAGGCCAGAAAAAGcagtattattttctttatctcAAAATCACCAAGACTGGTATGAATACCCAGAGCCAGATGTCCAGTGAGTGCTTACATAGACACTTTGCTTAGACGGATTAGATGGAGTGGGTTGAGTGTGGGAAAGATTCTTCCCCTCTGGCCACTGACCTGACCTACAATCCTGACGCCACATTGCACCTACTCATTTTAGACTGGGGGtggacatgtttttttctcattttcttctccCACTTTTTTTCTCCCGCTAGGCCAAACTTCCTAACTTATCTAACACTATTTTGAAATTCAGATAAATGTTCGTATGAAATATGTCATCAGCAACCACATTGAATAATCCAGATTAGAGACTAATAATAAAAGACTAGTAATAAACCGTCCCACCAGGAATTTGTGATTTGGCGTTGGCAATATGTAATGCAAATTCATCCAGTCGCCGCAATGTTTGCAGTAATTTGCAATTTTGCAAATTTTGTGCAAATGTTCTTCATGAAACGGCCAAACCAGTCTAGTGTGTTCTTATACTACTTCTTACACCCGAACAACTCCACAGTGGAGTGAAAACACCTAAAATTCTGCAAATTGCATTGCCATTTTGAGAAATCCTCAGCAAAATGAAGCATTTTTGGTCACAATAATCATAAAAGGCTCCGGTCCAAAAACTAGTGAATAAGCCTGGTTTAGACCCGCACTATCACAACAGATACAATATTTCTCAAAATGAACACCATCCCCCCGTCCCATTACGCCCCCTAAACACTCCCCCTCCGTTTTGAGCGTCACTCTGTTAGAAGTGTTAGTGATGTATCAGAAGGGCCAGTCACAGGCGTGTGGCGAGAGGGTGGATGACTTGCAGCTCTGGGACGCACTTCCCTCTGTCATTGCTTCCTGTTGACATGGCACGTCACCGGCCAGCTGTTGCCGTAGTTGCATCGTATATTTCCAGTTTTATTGGAGATATGCAAAGCTGCTGATAGACCTTAAAAACAAGACTCCTGCGTGTGTTGCATCATTGGTGCATTACACAGATTGAGCAACACTCATTTTCTTAATATTGTTAGTATATTTGTTTCAGAGCTCTATGGactggaaaaataaattaaaccattaaaaaaaataaaacagtcaagcataatttgaatgaatggatgaatgaaggaatgaatgaatgaagataaAGAGATGGCTGATGCTGACGCCCTGCTCAGCAGTTTAGAAGCCACAATCTATTAGCAGGCAACAGACATAAGTCATACTTCTTAGTTAAACATACTTAACTAAGAACTACAAGTTGGATAGTCAGACTACCCAATTCTACCACCACAGTTATCATAATTCCCTGACATTAAAACACTTACCTTTTGTTATGAGATGGATTTCCATACTTTGTGCAACAGCTGGTGGTGTTTCTCTTCAGCGAGAGACACTGACTGCTCTTTTTAGTGGTTTCTGAAGTTGCCTGCATCACCTGACACAAGCGTTGACCCCAAATCCCCAACTCCTTAAGTAACCTAGAAACAGATGTTGTGACTGATCAACGGGTACCAACTTACACAGGATGTCTCCTAGCTTTCCAACTTGGCTGCTCAACCTAAGATGAGAGATGCAGCTGAGAAAtaagtgtttcttaaataaGTGTTCTTTACTTAAACCCTCAGGTTCACATGATGGCAGCCGATGGGAGAGCAGCGTATGAGGatgtatatacactaccagttgGCATCCGCACAGTCAAGGTTACCAGCACCCAGTTCCTCATAAACAACAAGCCCTTCTATTTCCATGGAGTCAATAAACATGAAGACTCTGATGTGAGTACCACTAGAGGGAGCCAACACTCTTACCAAGAGACTCAATCTCAGCTGCAGGGTTCATTTTGCTCTAAAGTATCCCATCTGAGCTAACTTTTACActgtcctccccccccccccagtcagTTATGTGGACATTGCATATGGATATTTATGGTATTCCAAACATGGAATTCACATGAAACGACCTGCAAAATAAGTGAATCCAGTCCAGTAACACGATCTTCCCTTCTTCTGTCCAATGGGTGTCATAGATTCGAGGTAAAGGCTTTGACTGGTCCCTGATCGTCAAGGACTTCAACTTATTGAAGTGGTTGGGGGCCAACTCGTTCCGCACCAGCCACTACCCCTATGCTGAGGAGATCCTGCAGATGTGTGACCGCCACGGCATCGTGGTGATAGATGAGTGTCCGGGGGTGGGCATCAAAGACATGTAGGTGTCCCTGCTCACATCTCTGTGacctttctgtttgtttgagagTTCAAAGTGGTCGGCAGCATGGTCATCTAACTGTCAGTCGCTGTGTTTGAACACTGAGCACAGACTGTTACAGTTTGTTTTGCGGCTGTATCGCCCATCACCATTCCCTTTGAGAATAATCAACAGTAAATTAAAGTCAGTCTAGATAGGTTGTCTAACTCTGTTACAAGAGGGCATGTTGAAAAATCCTGATTTAAATTGCAGGCTGGACACACTCAGTTACACTTGTcattaaattcaaattttctaATGAAAAGCCATTAAATCTGAAGTTTTTCACTTTCATCTTTATATAGTAGCCAACATAATTGCTAAACACAAAAGGCTACTCATTTCTGGCAATGTACTAAAAATAAGTGGGCAAACCCGCTCATAACTGGGGGTTGTAATTGTGTTAAGATTTAACTAATCACATTACAAAACATGCACAAAGCTACTTTGCATTTGCCTAAATTCAACTGAAGTGATTTTAATTAGATCATTTAGATCCGTCAAAATTtcactgaagaaaaaaacaaaacaaaaagatgcaTCAGTTCTATCCACCTAAATTCCATTAGGTTTGAATTACTTCTGCACACCTACATGCAGTTTAATTTACAGTTAGAAGATTTGCTTAAAAACTGGTTGTGGTATTAGAGGAAGAGAACATACAGAAACATCTCTCAGCATTCTCGCAACTCtcactgtgtttttgtaagCCCAAACTTTGGGCTTTTTTGAGAGCATTTATAATAAAAAtgagctttatttatatatcacttttaaaacatttgcagcatcattaaaaaaaataaaataaaataaaaagtaatttgCTTGTGTTAAGGTGCATGAACATGGATGTGAGAGAGAACACTGGAACAGTTGAGTCTCGGCATCAGGAAATATCACTCACAAGAGTGTGAAGTTAAACAAGGGAACTCCATTGATGATTAGCTTCTTCCTCAGTGACCTTTGTGAAACTAACCTTTTATCCAAAAGCGGAAGAATCATTGCACATAACACAAAGGGAGGTGAGTCAGTGCTCTGTGTGCTTGCGGATGCCAGTAGAGAGTTCACTTGTGTTGTGGGCGAGATGTGTGTTGAGACGGGATGAATTTGAAATGACGACCAAAACCAGCAGAAAATCTGTATCAGACTGGATCTGGTCTGTGAGCCTTGTGTTTAACGTGATCTAAACCCTGATCAGATTTGTCATCAGCCCAGTAGGTGTTGATTGAAgtcttgtgtgtcttgtgtgatCATCTAGTCGTAGTTTTAGAAACGCCTCCCTGGCCCACCACCTGGTTGTCATGGACGAGATGGTCCGCCGGGACAAGAACCATCCCTCTGTGGTCATGTGGTCAGTAGCCAATGAACCGGCCTCAGAGGTACCCCCTGCTGGACTCTATTTCAAGTGAGTCGTggtgatatatattttttacctCTCCCATGCCACTTCCCTTTTGTCTTGAACTATTAAGGCACTGGAAGCCGGCAATTTTCCAGAAATTTCAAGCATTGGAaaactgtatgtgtatgtgtatgtgtgtgttggggagaaATAGCAGAGGTAATGGTATGGGCTAGTCAGAGCCTATCCCTTTACTATGGTGTGTGGAATGCAGTCAGAGTGGTAGTGAACCTGCCCTGAACACTAACAGGTGGAGCTCAGTAACAGCTCAAGACTTCGGGAGAGAGCAGACAAATACTTGACCTACCCAGCTATAGTAAACAACAAAGTTATGTAGTGTGTTGGGTGTACATGGAGAGTACAGATAATTCCCAGTGCACAGACAAGTCCTTTGTCACTCTGAAGTTGTGACAGACTAAAGCAATTCTTCAAATCACACACAACAGATGTTCATATTTTTGAACAGTTTTCTATAGCATTGTTTAATCTGGTATGTGATTAAACCCCACACTTCCAAAGTCACCCAAGGgtgctctctgtttttcttccaggACCTTGATAACTCATACCAAAGCTCTGGACCCGACCCGGCCTGTCACATATATCACAGATAGTAACTATGCCAGGGACAAAGGGGTGAGTTTTTACAGCCATCACTTCAATATCTGTTATCAATATGCCTGCATGTAAACACCTGCCGAGCACATGACTACTTGGCACAATATCATttattaataaaatatgaaacattttatttttagccCATTAGTTCTTCAAAGGGCAC
Proteins encoded:
- the gusb gene encoding beta-glucuronidase; translation: MCGPQLAVLLLCALRDVAPLPDSGMLFPRESPSREVKELTGLWDFRADQSPSRNLGFQKAWYKSRLAETGPVIDMPVPASYNDITQDPTLRDFIGWVWYEREVVVPARWIADEGTRVVLRVGSAHYYSVVWVNGVKVTEHNGGHLPFEAEIGDLIREDSAVPCRITIAVNNTLTLETLPPGSIRHMDDTSMYPPGYFVQNTQFDFFNYAGIHRPVLLYTTPQAYVDDITVVTDFSDNIGLVNYKVSVLGTPTANLKVSLMDKDGHCVASSSGPSGVLKVTDVNLWWPYLMHENPGYLYSMEVHMMAADGRAAYEDVYTLPVGIRTVKVTSTQFLINNKPFYFHGVNKHEDSDIRGKGFDWSLIVKDFNLLKWLGANSFRTSHYPYAEEILQMCDRHGIVVIDECPGVGIKDIRSFRNASLAHHLVVMDEMVRRDKNHPSVVMWSVANEPASEVPPAGLYFKTLITHTKALDPTRPVTYITDSNYARDKGAPYVDVLCVNSYFAWYHDPGHPEVIPIQLNTQFENWYGKYQKPIIQSEYGADVVPGLHNDPPMMFTEEYQKLVLQSYHSVFDQKRKEYVIGELIWNFADFMTAQGVARVVGNKKGIFTRQRQPKAGAFILKERYWRLANETGRLPPWTKYPCLL